The following proteins are encoded in a genomic region of Rissa tridactyla isolate bRisTri1 chromosome 5, bRisTri1.patW.cur.20221130, whole genome shotgun sequence:
- the CISD2 gene encoding CDGSH iron-sulfur domain-containing protein 2, protein MVLESLARIIKVQLPAYLKRLPLPESVGGFIRLTVSEWLRLLPFLGVLALLGYLAVRPFLPKKKQQKDSLINLKIQKENPKVVNEINIEDLCLTKAYCRCWRSKTFPVCDGSHNKHNELTGDNVGPLILKKKEV, encoded by the exons ATGGTGCTGGAGAGCCTGGCCCGCATCATCAAGGTCCAGCTGCCCGCGTACCTCAAGCGCCTGCCGCTGCCCGAGAGCGTCGGCGGCTTCATCCGCCTCACAG TTTCAGAATGGCTGCGGTTATTGCCTTTCCTGGGCGTGCTGGCCTTGCTCGGTTACCTCGCTGTTCGTCCGTTCCTCCccaagaagaaacagcaaaaggatAGCTTGATTAACCTCAAGATCCAGAAGGAAAATCCAAAAGTAGTGAATGAAATAAACATTGAAGATCTGTGCCTCACTAAAGCTTACTGCAGATGTTGGCGTTCTAAAACG TTCCCTGTCTGTGATGGCTCCCACAACAAGCACAATGAATTAACAGGAGATAATGTAGGTCCACTAATACTCAAGAAGAAAGAAGTATAG